In Zingiber officinale cultivar Zhangliang chromosome 1A, Zo_v1.1, whole genome shotgun sequence, a genomic segment contains:
- the LOC122027607 gene encoding ras-related protein Rab5A-like, with product MAAAASNQIKNAKLVLLGDVATGKSSLVLRFVKGQFVEFQESTIGAAFFSQVVAVNDESVKFEIWDTAGQERYHSLAPMYYRGAAAAVVVYDITNAATFARAKKWVQELQAQGSPNTIVALAGNKADLLEARQVSAEVRNSWRCLIHYSRYYNF from the exons ATGGCGGCTGCCGCAAGCAACCAGATCAAGAACGCGAAATTG GTCCTTCTTGGAGATGTGGCCACTGGAAAGTCGAGTCTCGTATTGCGGTTTGTGAAAGGCCAGTTTGTTGAATTCCAG GAATCAACCATAGGTGCTGCATTCTTTTCGCAAGTAGTCGCTGTCAATGATGAATCAGTGAAATTTGAGATTTGGGATACTGCTGGACAAGAGAGGTACCATAGCTTGGCCCCTATGTACTACAGAGGAGCTGCAGCTGCTGTGGTTGTCTACGATATAACAAATGCG GCTACCTTTGCTCGAGCGAAGAAGTGGGTTCAAGAACTTCAGGCCCAAG GTAGCCCAAATACCATTGTTGCTCTTGCTGGTAACAAAGCTGATCTGTTGGAAGCTAGACAGGTTTCAGCTGAGGTAAGAAACTCTTGGCGATGCCTTATCCATTATAGtagatattataatttttaa
- the LOC122027593 gene encoding switch-associated protein 70-like isoform X1, with translation MASNGRSAEAGNAESSLEKIKRQLTSGSGKYLLQGPLLKRSETLRKWNERWVILDPTTGKMEYKIRRNEPGIKGTIMFDSNSVITNSPINFHGLPKYDGCCFYIGTPQKKEYFFCAETPGAAKAWVSTLHATQLVLRAHREAVNNLSGSGSAQLGTVATVVAAANSTAMEASKEIEAAMKISLRTALGSLTTKPSDGQLDDLTIMKETLRVKDEELHQLAKDIRARDSTIKDITDKLLETAEAAEAAASAAHAMNEERRLACADIERLRKDAEKHHEIFLLKLRESEEKVKNLTMEQELLLKQRDSALQEAHMWRSELAKARERAVVLEAAVVRAEERARITEVDSEARVKDAVEKSLAAIKEKEDLLALVHKLQSQVQRFGNTKQAFEERSEAHSTPDDTLPMTKHVDLLEDDVDKACLNDPRPLPASSESEIQLGVDGVDIHSVGDANWDNFQSSAARIADVREISPEAEGNSLDISVDTTRNNDTQP, from the exons ATGGCTTCTAATGGGAGATCTGCG GAGGCAGGAAATGCAGAGAGCAGCTTGGAGAAGATCAAGCGGCAGCTGACGTCAGGGTCGGGGAAATATTTGCTTCAGGGTCCTCTTTTGAAACGATCAGAGACG CTAAGGAAATGGAATGAGCGTTGGGTGATTCTAGATCCAACTACAGGAAAAATGGAGTACAA AATTCGGAGAAATGAACCAGGTATTAAAGGAACCATCATGTTTGATTCAAACAGCGTTATCACAAATTCACCAATAAACTTCCA tGGTTTGCCAAAATATGATGGCTGCTGTTTTT ATATTGGAACACCACAGAAAAAGGAGTATTTCTTCTGTGCAGAGACTCCTGGTGCTGCTAAAGCCTGGGTATCCACTTTACA TGCCACACAGTTGGTACTGCGTGCTCATAGGGAAGCAGTTAATAACTTGAGTGGCAGTGGATCTGCACAATTAGGAACAGTTGCTACAGTTGTTGCAGCTGCTAACTCAACTGCAATGGAGGCCTCAAAAGAAATCGAAGCAGCCATGAAGATCTCCCTGCGAACTGCTCTGGGTTCGTTGACTACTAAGCCAAGTGATGGTCAATTAGATGATTTGACTATTATGAAG GAAACTCTTAGAGTTAAAGATGAAGAACTACATCAGTTAGCTAAGGATATTCGAGCTCGTGATTCCACGATAAAAGATATAACAGATAAACTATTGGAGACAGCGGAGGCTGCTGAAGCAGCTGCTTCTGCAGCTCATGCAATGAATGAGGAGAGAAGACTTGCATGTGCAGATATCGAGCGTCTAAGGAAGGATGCAGAGAAGCACCACGAAATTTTCCTGCTTAAG TTGAGAGAATCTGAAGAAAAGGTTAAGAACCTTACAATGGAACAAGAGCTGTTGCTAAAGCAGAGAGACTCTGCACTTCAGGAGGCACACATGTGGCGCTCTGAGCTTGCAAAAGCTAGGGAACGAGCCGTGGTACTAGAAGCAGCTGTTGTGAGAGCTGAAGAAAGGGCCAGAATAACTGAGGTGGACTCTGAGGCCAGAGTAAAGGATGCTGTAGAGAAATCATTAGCAGccataaaagaaaaagaggatcTCCTGGCTCTTGTTCATAAGTTGCAATCACAAGTACAGAG ATTCGGTAACACAAAGCAGGCTTTTGAAGAGAGATCGGAGGCGCACTCCACCCCCGATGACACTCTTCCAATGACAAAGCATGTCGACTTATTGGAAGATGATGTCGATAAAGCTTGCTTAAATGATCCCAGGCCACTTCCAGCTTCTTCCGAGAGTGAAATACAACTTGGAGTTGATGGAGTCGATATCCACTCTGTTGGTGATGCCAACTGGGATAATTTCCAGTCTTCAGCTGCAAGAATAGCCGATGTGCGCGAGATTTCTCCTGAAGCAGAAGGAAACAGCCTGGATATTTCTGTCGATACCACTCGCAACAATGATACTCAACCTTGA
- the LOC122027584 gene encoding transcription factor JUNGBRUNNEN 1-like: MEEEEAKKREEVELQVMDQERDVVLPGFRFHPTDEELVGFYLRRKVERKRFSIEIIKEINIYKHDPWELPKFVSTGEQEWYFFCLRGRKYRNSIRPNRVTGSGFWKATGIDRPIYSSSNADDCIGLKKSLVYYKGSAGKGTKTDWMMHEFRHPCKDNANTDVTTQGAEVWTICRIFKRNVSYKRNNWRAIDNIKSISPDSSSKTNCRFESISQNECNYLIPSSYSHGDQRKGNTEENDHQINANQWQWNSSTKTHIVAPQSKVEVNPNMNDYDLKDGNWDELGRIVEFLTNQNVASYCI; this comes from the exons ATGGAGGAGGAAGAGGCCAAGAAGAGAGAAGAAGTAGAGCTGCAAGTTATGGATCAAGAAAGAGATGTGGTTCTCCCAGGATTCCGATTTCACCCCACAGATGAAGAGCTAGTAGGGTTTTACTTGCGGAGGAAAGTGGAGAGGAAGAGATTCAGCATAGAGATCATCAAGGAGATAAATATCTACAAGCATGATCCTTGGGAGCTTCCAA aatttgtatctACTGGAGAACAAGAATGGTACTTCTTTTGCTTGAGGGGTAGGAAATATAGGAACAGCATAAGGCCTAATAGGGTCACTGGATCTGGGTTTTGGAAGGCCACTGGTATCGATAGACCGATATATTCATCGAGCAATGCCGATGATTGCATCGGTCTAAAGAAGTCTCTCGTGTACTACAAGGGAAGCGCAGGCAAAGGAACCAAGACCGACTGGATGATGCATGAATTCCGTCATCCTTGCAAGGACAATGCTAATACTGATGTCACCACGCAAGGAGCG GAAGTTTGGACGATATGTAGAATTTTCAAGAGGAATGTGtcttataaaagaaacaattggAGAGCAATAGACAACATCAAATCTATCTCTCCGGACTCTAGTTCGAAAACTAATTGTAGGTTTGAATCAATTAGTCAAAATGAATGCAATTACCTAATCCCTTCAAGCTATTCCCATGGAGATCAAAGGAAAGGCAACACTGAAGAGAATGACCACCAAATAAATGCAAACCAATGGCAATGGAACTCTTCGACGAAAACTCACATTGTAGCACCTCAATCCAAGGTAGAGGTAAACCCTAACATGAATGACTATGACTTAAAAGATGGAAATTGGGATGAACTCGGAAGGATTGTGGAGTTCTTGACTAATCAAAATGTCGCCTCTTATTGTATATAG
- the LOC122027593 gene encoding uncharacterized protein LOC122027593 isoform X2: MEYKIRRNEPGIKGTIMFDSNSVITNSPINFHGLPKYDGCCFYIGTPQKKEYFFCAETPGAAKAWVSTLHATQLVLRAHREAVNNLSGSGSAQLGTVATVVAAANSTAMEASKEIEAAMKISLRTALGSLTTKPSDGQLDDLTIMKETLRVKDEELHQLAKDIRARDSTIKDITDKLLETAEAAEAAASAAHAMNEERRLACADIERLRKDAEKHHEIFLLKLRESEEKVKNLTMEQELLLKQRDSALQEAHMWRSELAKARERAVVLEAAVVRAEERARITEVDSEARVKDAVEKSLAAIKEKEDLLALVHKLQSQVQRFGNTKQAFEERSEAHSTPDDTLPMTKHVDLLEDDVDKACLNDPRPLPASSESEIQLGVDGVDIHSVGDANWDNFQSSAARIADVREISPEAEGNSLDISVDTTRNNDTQP, translated from the exons ATGGAGTACAA AATTCGGAGAAATGAACCAGGTATTAAAGGAACCATCATGTTTGATTCAAACAGCGTTATCACAAATTCACCAATAAACTTCCA tGGTTTGCCAAAATATGATGGCTGCTGTTTTT ATATTGGAACACCACAGAAAAAGGAGTATTTCTTCTGTGCAGAGACTCCTGGTGCTGCTAAAGCCTGGGTATCCACTTTACA TGCCACACAGTTGGTACTGCGTGCTCATAGGGAAGCAGTTAATAACTTGAGTGGCAGTGGATCTGCACAATTAGGAACAGTTGCTACAGTTGTTGCAGCTGCTAACTCAACTGCAATGGAGGCCTCAAAAGAAATCGAAGCAGCCATGAAGATCTCCCTGCGAACTGCTCTGGGTTCGTTGACTACTAAGCCAAGTGATGGTCAATTAGATGATTTGACTATTATGAAG GAAACTCTTAGAGTTAAAGATGAAGAACTACATCAGTTAGCTAAGGATATTCGAGCTCGTGATTCCACGATAAAAGATATAACAGATAAACTATTGGAGACAGCGGAGGCTGCTGAAGCAGCTGCTTCTGCAGCTCATGCAATGAATGAGGAGAGAAGACTTGCATGTGCAGATATCGAGCGTCTAAGGAAGGATGCAGAGAAGCACCACGAAATTTTCCTGCTTAAG TTGAGAGAATCTGAAGAAAAGGTTAAGAACCTTACAATGGAACAAGAGCTGTTGCTAAAGCAGAGAGACTCTGCACTTCAGGAGGCACACATGTGGCGCTCTGAGCTTGCAAAAGCTAGGGAACGAGCCGTGGTACTAGAAGCAGCTGTTGTGAGAGCTGAAGAAAGGGCCAGAATAACTGAGGTGGACTCTGAGGCCAGAGTAAAGGATGCTGTAGAGAAATCATTAGCAGccataaaagaaaaagaggatcTCCTGGCTCTTGTTCATAAGTTGCAATCACAAGTACAGAG ATTCGGTAACACAAAGCAGGCTTTTGAAGAGAGATCGGAGGCGCACTCCACCCCCGATGACACTCTTCCAATGACAAAGCATGTCGACTTATTGGAAGATGATGTCGATAAAGCTTGCTTAAATGATCCCAGGCCACTTCCAGCTTCTTCCGAGAGTGAAATACAACTTGGAGTTGATGGAGTCGATATCCACTCTGTTGGTGATGCCAACTGGGATAATTTCCAGTCTTCAGCTGCAAGAATAGCCGATGTGCGCGAGATTTCTCCTGAAGCAGAAGGAAACAGCCTGGATATTTCTGTCGATACCACTCGCAACAATGATACTCAACCTTGA